In the Sediminibacter sp. Hel_I_10 genome, one interval contains:
- a CDS encoding tetratricopeptide repeat-containing sensor histidine kinase, which translates to MKQLFTLAALCTVFFCFSQTNRIDSLTVTLAYQKQDSAKVDTSVLLVKALYYAESYKTALLYIDQTESLAKQLNYKKGIADVHYYKALIYATKNDYYNALDGFSKSKNYYIELGDTLGVAKVNNSVGLIEIKRGNYTKGLEHSLSAIAVFEDNNLRQELSTAYNSLAEAYFNTNQFDKSLEYNLKALNVREGLRDNAAIISSYKNIAQLYSQRREHRKAIEYYEKLMQLMSSSKADTLKSDVLPRIGYEYLQYKNYEKAADYLVEALKYNRRANNDEGLIRALNAIGELNLVQGNVQLARTQVNEAYNIAIKIDDKNQLLTNYRLQKEIDSTKGSYQNAFFWQGKYFDLKTELEHETIAKLPENTEQIKSEPQVVINTNPPATPDDVIVKRNQDKTNQDNLVSYVLAALLIIAVAAIVFLLFKNDKKRTPLTAEVTDQNTTIERDQLRLKNKAYAERIENLEEVNKVKDRLFSIVSHDLKDSISSIKAFIDLIKEGNISPEEFQNLIPELSENADNAMELLFNLLNWSKSQMQNIEPKPEIFNIQEVFHNKMSLVEQKVEQKGIRLVDESHRDFIYADKNMTEIVIQNLITNAVKFTKRGDVITVSNNDHNGKSLICVEDTGVGISKENINKLFQKENFTTNGTNNEKGTGLGLTICKELVELNKGRIWVESKIGIGTKFYVELPKMDPK; encoded by the coding sequence ATGAAGCAGTTATTCACATTGGCTGCTTTGTGTACTGTATTCTTTTGTTTTTCGCAAACAAATAGAATAGACAGCCTTACCGTGACTTTAGCTTACCAGAAGCAAGACTCTGCGAAAGTAGATACCTCTGTGCTATTGGTGAAGGCATTGTACTATGCTGAAAGCTATAAAACAGCATTGCTCTACATCGATCAAACCGAAAGCCTTGCCAAACAACTCAATTACAAAAAGGGAATTGCCGACGTCCATTACTACAAGGCACTCATCTATGCCACTAAAAATGATTATTACAATGCGCTAGATGGTTTTAGTAAATCTAAAAATTATTACATAGAATTAGGAGATACTCTAGGGGTTGCCAAAGTAAACAATAGCGTTGGTCTAATAGAAATTAAGCGTGGCAACTATACTAAAGGCTTAGAACACTCCTTATCTGCTATAGCTGTATTTGAAGACAACAATTTAAGGCAAGAACTTTCAACGGCTTATAATAGTCTTGCTGAAGCATATTTCAACACCAATCAATTTGATAAATCTTTAGAATACAATCTTAAGGCGCTTAACGTACGGGAAGGTTTACGAGATAATGCTGCTATTATATCTTCATATAAAAATATTGCACAACTGTATTCTCAACGTAGAGAGCACCGTAAGGCAATTGAATATTATGAAAAACTCATGCAGCTTATGTCTAGTTCAAAAGCAGATACCTTAAAAAGTGATGTGCTTCCAAGAATTGGATATGAATACCTTCAATATAAAAATTACGAAAAAGCCGCAGACTATTTGGTTGAAGCCCTAAAATATAATAGAAGAGCAAATAATGATGAGGGGCTAATACGAGCTTTAAATGCTATTGGAGAACTTAATTTGGTACAAGGTAATGTGCAGTTAGCGCGAACTCAAGTTAACGAAGCTTACAATATTGCTATTAAAATAGATGATAAAAATCAATTGCTTACCAATTACAGGCTGCAAAAGGAAATTGATTCTACAAAAGGCAGCTACCAGAATGCTTTCTTTTGGCAAGGGAAATATTTTGACCTTAAAACAGAATTAGAGCATGAGACCATTGCGAAGCTTCCTGAGAATACAGAGCAAATAAAATCTGAGCCACAAGTGGTGATCAACACTAACCCACCTGCCACTCCAGATGACGTCATCGTCAAAAGAAATCAAGATAAAACCAATCAGGACAATCTTGTTTCTTATGTTCTTGCCGCTCTTTTGATTATCGCCGTTGCTGCAATTGTATTTCTTTTGTTCAAAAATGATAAAAAGAGAACACCTCTTACTGCAGAAGTAACAGATCAAAACACCACCATTGAGCGTGATCAATTGCGTTTAAAAAATAAGGCTTATGCCGAACGTATCGAAAATCTTGAAGAAGTCAATAAAGTCAAGGACCGTCTTTTTTCTATCGTCTCTCATGATCTTAAAGATTCGATTTCTTCTATAAAAGCGTTTATCGATTTGATTAAGGAGGGTAATATTTCTCCAGAAGAATTTCAAAATCTCATTCCAGAATTAAGTGAGAATGCTGATAACGCGATGGAACTTCTTTTCAATCTATTGAACTGGTCTAAATCTCAAATGCAAAACATTGAGCCTAAGCCCGAAATATTTAATATTCAAGAAGTGTTTCACAATAAAATGAGCTTAGTGGAACAGAAAGTGGAACAGAAAGGCATTCGGTTGGTGGATGAAAGCCACCGTGATTTTATCTATGCCGATAAAAACATGACCGAAATTGTGATTCAAAACCTCATTACCAACGCTGTTAAATTTACAAAACGCGGCGACGTGATCACGGTGTCAAACAACGATCATAACGGTAAATCCTTAATTTGTGTTGAAGATACTGGTGTGGGAATTTCAAAAGAGAACATCAATAAACTGTTTCAAAAAGAAAATTTCACCACGAACGGTACCAACAATGAAAAAGGAACCGGATTAGGTTTAACCATCTGTAAAGAATTGGTTGAACTGAACAAAGGGAGAATCTGGGTTGAAAGTAAAATAGGCATTGGCACCAAATTTTACGTTGAGCTTCCTAAAATGGATCCTAAGTAA